The DNA segment TAAATAAAAGTTTGGAGCTTTCTCTAGAAGACAAAAAAGAATACATTGGGGAGGCTATTATGAGAACCTTCCCTGGTAGCTTTGGCAAAATGTTTGTGGCAAACTATGGAGCATTTCTAGATATATGTATAGACAGTGATGAAAAGAGAAAAACATGGTTAAATATGGTGGAATATCTAGACAATTTAGAAGAAGCAGAGGAAAATCATCCATTTATTAAAATGATAGATAACATGGGAGAAGAAGCTTTAGATGAGTTTATAAATACTAAAAATCAATTTGTAAAAAATGTATTAAATAGAGATGAAAAGACTATGAAGGAAGTCGAAGAATCTAATGTGAATTTCTTGAAATCTTTAAGAAATGATAAAAACTTTAGAGATAATTATGTGGATAACTTGAAAAAAGGAGCAGACCTTATGAATAGTGTAGGAGGAAAGGGAAATCAGTTTGATTTATATTTAGAGAAGCTCAATGATGATTATAGAAAATTTAGAGAAATAGCTAGGGAAATATTAAGTGAGGCAGAAAAAGAAGCAGGCACGAACCTTAGTGAACTGTTAGCATAAATTGTGAAGCAAGTGCCATAAGAAAAATCTGTCTTTAAGTCCACAATAAATGTATTTTTTAAGACTGTTCGCAATACGCCAAGAAATATTAAGTTTTATTTAATATTTCAATAATTTGGTATGCACTAGTTATTAATCAAATTGACTATTTATATCCCATAATTAATTAAAATATTATTAATAACTAGGATTGTAGATTAAACGAAAGGCTACGCCTAAAAAATATTATGAGCGTTCTCTTTTTTATAAATAAAAGATTTTCCATAGCGAAGCGGAGGAAAATTATCCTTTAGTAGGCTTCTCCTCCCA comes from the Haloimpatiens massiliensis genome and includes:
- a CDS encoding MerR family transcriptional regulator; this translates as MNIKEASQKTGLTKKAIKYYESEGLICPEKNPENNYREFGKEDIIKLNLIGALRNLDISTKSIKDVMDGVKTIPEVMKEKLEKIQNEIANLQNTKSVVQSFLEKEFGDYKNVEEVGNSINKLNKSLELSLEDKKEYIGEAIMRTFPGSFGKMFVANYGAFLDICIDSDEKRKTWLNMVEYLDNLEEAEENHPFIKMIDNMGEEALDEFINTKNQFVKNVLNRDEKTMKEVEESNVNFLKSLRNDKNFRDNYVDNLKKGADLMNSVGGKGNQFDLYLEKLNDDYRKFREIAREILSEAEKEAGTNLSELLA